The following proteins come from a genomic window of Proteiniphilum propionicum:
- a CDS encoding GNAT family N-acetyltransferase, whose translation MDDFKYTVEEEKEWIESVLKNKNNICLIAEYQNKIIGNINILQYKEKKLAHVADLTINIDKKFRNKGIGKSMFEAAFLRVKDNNNIKKITLQVFENNYRAIHLYELNGFKKEGLLINQICINNHFFNLVLMGININSETFS comes from the coding sequence ATAGATGATTTTAAATATACTGTAGAGGAAGAAAAAGAATGGATTGAGTCAGTATTAAAAAATAAAAATAATATCTGTTTAATTGCAGAGTATCAAAACAAAATCATTGGAAATATTAATATTCTTCAATACAAAGAAAAAAAATTAGCCCATGTCGCTGATTTAACAATCAATATTGATAAGAAATTTAGAAATAAGGGGATTGGTAAATCAATGTTTGAGGCGGCTTTCCTTAGAGTAAAAGATAATAATAATATAAAAAAAATAACACTCCAAGTTTTCGAAAATAATTATAGAGCAATACACCTGTATGAATTAAATGGATTCAAAAAAGAGGGATTATTGATTAATCAAATATGCATCAATAATCACTTTTTCAATTTAGTTTTAATGGGAATAAATATAAATTCTGAAACATTTTCGTAG
- a CDS encoding DUF4372 domain-containing protein — protein MNKGRYLFSQVLDFIDKYEFNKCVKRYFGNYHVRGFDCWNQFLYLFFGQLTSLGSLQSICLCLKAHKRKLYHLGIKISVNTSSLSRANEKRDWRIFADFGNYLINIVRPLYTDYPIANVDIDNEIFALDSTSISCSINLLTWAEGKYSRGAVDAYAA, from the coding sequence ATGAATAAAGGAAGATATCTTTTCTCTCAGGTACTGGATTTCATAGATAAGTATGAATTCAACAAGTGCGTTAAACGCTACTTTGGCAATTACCATGTCAGAGGGTTTGACTGTTGGAATCAGTTCCTGTATCTGTTTTTTGGACAATTGACTTCGCTCGGTTCTCTTCAAAGCATTTGTCTTTGCTTGAAAGCCCACAAGAGAAAGCTGTATCATTTAGGCATAAAAATATCAGTCAATACATCTTCGTTGTCGAGAGCTAACGAGAAACGGGATTGGCGTATTTTCGCCGACTTTGGTAATTATCTGATAAACATCGTGCGTCCGCTTTATACGGATTATCCCATTGCTAACGTAGATATAGACAACGAAATATTTGCTTTGGACTCTACCTCCATATCCTGCAGCATCAATCTTCTGACTTGGGCAGAAGGAAAATATTCGCGTGGAGCAGTAGATGCATACGCTGCTTGA
- a CDS encoding IS5 family transposase has protein sequence MIRYKSSRQLSISEFKMPFEAKLDENNRWVVLSKIVPWEEFARLYYKNFKSNRGAPTKDARLVLGVIIIKHIMKTDDRGVIEMIQENPYMQYFLGLEAFTYEQVMTPSLLVSIRKRIDLDVFESLTDDLIRKGLKLKAETKQEKADTVTKDKEDDNDDDPDPHPGNKGKLQLDATVCDADIKYPTDLDLLNESRQKAEELIDELCLKLGIKDKPRTYRRVARKDFLNVSKMKRKSANVLRKAIRKQINYLKRDVRTINEMLDTIKDEPVPFDRRQLKYFFVIQHLLEQQESMYKKKSHQVEDRIVSIHQPHVRPIVRGKAKAKTEFGAKINISLLDGYARVDHFDWDAFNEGQDLQAQVERFRELTGKYPELVQVDKIYLTRENRRFLKEKRIRYTGEPLGRKPVKEIKSRYQKRKERREAAERNQVEGKFGQGKRGYGLNDIRARLATTSNSWIGAIIFVMNLIRHMRDIPLSYFVSFLSKLMKVRNINIYPLGTQMKLCA, from the coding sequence ATGATACGATACAAGAGCTCCAGACAGCTTTCAATATCCGAGTTCAAGATGCCTTTTGAGGCAAAACTGGATGAGAATAACCGGTGGGTTGTTCTTTCAAAAATAGTTCCCTGGGAAGAGTTCGCCCGGCTTTACTACAAGAACTTCAAGAGCAACCGTGGTGCCCCCACCAAGGATGCCCGGCTTGTGCTGGGAGTGATCATCATCAAGCACATCATGAAGACGGACGATCGCGGGGTGATAGAGATGATCCAGGAGAATCCCTACATGCAGTATTTTCTTGGACTCGAAGCTTTCACTTATGAACAGGTAATGACGCCCTCGCTGCTGGTTTCCATCAGGAAACGAATCGATCTGGACGTCTTTGAATCATTGACGGACGACTTGATAAGAAAAGGGTTGAAGCTAAAAGCTGAGACAAAACAAGAAAAGGCTGACACGGTTACGAAGGATAAAGAAGATGATAATGATGACGACCCTGATCCTCATCCCGGGAACAAGGGGAAGCTTCAATTGGATGCAACGGTCTGTGATGCGGATATCAAGTATCCCACTGACCTGGATTTGTTGAACGAGAGCCGCCAGAAGGCAGAAGAGCTGATCGATGAGTTGTGTTTGAAACTGGGTATTAAAGATAAACCCCGTACATACAGAAGGGTTGCACGCAAGGATTTTTTGAATGTATCGAAGATGAAGAGAAAGTCTGCCAACGTTTTACGAAAGGCGATACGCAAACAGATCAACTATCTGAAACGGGATGTACGGACTATCAATGAGATGCTGGACACCATAAAGGATGAACCGGTTCCTTTTGACAGGCGGCAACTGAAATATTTTTTTGTTATCCAGCATCTGCTGGAACAACAGGAGAGCATGTACAAGAAGAAGAGCCATCAAGTAGAAGATCGCATCGTGAGCATTCATCAGCCGCATGTACGTCCCATCGTGCGTGGCAAGGCCAAGGCCAAGACGGAGTTTGGCGCCAAGATCAACATCAGCCTGCTGGATGGATATGCCAGGGTGGATCATTTTGACTGGGATGCCTTTAACGAGGGGCAGGATCTTCAGGCACAGGTCGAACGCTTTAGGGAACTGACAGGGAAATACCCGGAGCTGGTTCAGGTGGATAAGATTTATCTCACCCGGGAGAACAGACGGTTTTTGAAAGAGAAAAGAATCCGCTACACCGGGGAGCCACTGGGACGAAAACCGGTAAAAGAGATAAAGAGCAGATACCAAAAACGTAAAGAGCGACGAGAAGCGGCGGAACGCAATCAGGTTGAAGGGAAGTTTGGTCAGGGGAAACGTGGATATGGTTTAAATGATATCCGCGCCAGATTGGCCACGACATCAAACAGTTGGATAGGGGCTATCATTTTTGTGATGAACCTGATCCGACATATGAGGGATATTCCCCTGTCTTATTTTGTCTCGTTTCTATCGAAACTGATGAAAGTGAGAAATATAAACATTTATCCACTCGGGACACAAATGAAATTGTGTGCCTGA
- a CDS encoding transposase: MFKKSDENPQLGIFSSPTEYFRDSKKKEYLKNDSWHNRFRNHVVMRVDESIFRPLYSNGTGAPNASIRILVGMMILKEGQGWSDAQLFENCAYNLLVRSALGLMSLEDAEPVSSTYYLFRRNLVDYAREHGEDLFKKCQGQITRDQLLEFEVSGKQVRMDSKLVGSNIAWYSRYELIHETLRLFINEREEHIFNKSLSKEMFSLIESIQGETGNKVVYRSTKAEVDARFVELGKLMYRFIGLFKKHDYGHYQTLKAVFEQQYSVGRDKTVVPLEKEKVSAKSIQSPHDTDCHYRDKDGNKVKGYSVNVTETCDQPGDDKDTALNLITDTEVTVASAPDNGFLEQALDRTQEIISDKIEKVYADGAYHSADNQEYCQSDKNGIELILTGMQGPAPRYDIRLDEQNEINLIVTDNKTGTTIQAQRVKLRKDKTQRKWRIKTEEGKYRYFDEDNLRAAALRKKLDDIPIDEKNIRNNVEASIFQLGYHYPNDKSRYRSLAKHKLWAYSRSLWINFVRIVNYMTRISQRALFWQKLPQYIINLCFNMYIIVNILSINKNNHICPVKLHFSAI; the protein is encoded by the coding sequence ATGTTCAAAAAATCGGACGAAAACCCTCAATTGGGCATTTTTTCATCACCGACGGAGTACTTCAGAGACTCTAAGAAGAAAGAATACCTAAAAAATGACTCCTGGCATAACCGGTTCCGAAACCATGTTGTAATGCGTGTGGATGAGTCTATTTTCAGACCACTTTATTCTAATGGAACGGGGGCTCCTAATGCCTCTATCCGTATTTTGGTCGGTATGATGATCCTCAAGGAAGGCCAGGGATGGAGCGACGCACAATTGTTTGAGAACTGCGCATACAATTTACTTGTTCGCAGTGCTCTGGGTCTGATGTCGTTAGAGGACGCTGAGCCTGTTTCATCCACTTACTACCTTTTCCGTCGCAATCTGGTTGACTATGCAAGGGAACACGGCGAAGACCTGTTCAAAAAGTGCCAGGGGCAAATCACCCGTGACCAGCTATTGGAGTTTGAGGTGAGCGGCAAGCAGGTGCGCATGGACAGTAAACTGGTCGGCAGCAATATCGCCTGGTACTCCCGTTACGAGTTGATTCATGAAACCCTGCGTCTGTTTATCAATGAAAGGGAGGAACATATCTTCAATAAGAGCCTGTCCAAAGAGATGTTTTCCCTTATCGAAAGCATACAGGGTGAAACGGGCAACAAGGTGGTGTACCGCAGTACAAAGGCCGAGGTTGATGCCAGGTTCGTTGAACTGGGCAAACTGATGTACCGTTTTATAGGGCTCTTCAAGAAGCATGACTATGGTCATTACCAGACCCTTAAAGCGGTTTTCGAACAACAATACTCGGTTGGCAGGGACAAAACTGTCGTTCCTCTGGAAAAGGAGAAAGTCAGCGCCAAATCCATACAGTCACCCCATGACACCGACTGCCATTACCGTGACAAAGACGGCAACAAGGTCAAAGGGTATTCGGTGAACGTCACCGAGACATGCGACCAACCGGGAGATGACAAAGATACGGCATTGAACCTGATAACCGATACCGAGGTAACGGTGGCATCGGCTCCGGACAACGGCTTCCTTGAACAAGCCCTGGATCGGACACAGGAAATAATATCCGACAAAATAGAGAAAGTATATGCCGACGGGGCTTACCACAGTGCTGATAATCAGGAGTATTGCCAAAGCGATAAAAATGGCATCGAGCTGATACTCACAGGCATGCAAGGCCCCGCACCGAGATATGACATCCGTTTGGACGAACAGAATGAAATCAATTTAATAGTAACCGACAACAAAACAGGAACAACAATACAGGCACAACGGGTAAAACTCCGCAAAGACAAAACACAGAGGAAATGGAGGATCAAGACTGAAGAAGGAAAATACCGCTACTTCGATGAGGATAACCTCAGGGCTGCCGCTCTGAGGAAGAAATTGGACGATATCCCGATAGATGAAAAAAATATCAGGAACAATGTCGAAGCAAGCATTTTCCAGTTAGGATACCATTACCCGAATGACAAGAGCCGTTACAGGTCACTTGCCAAGCACAAACTATGGGCATACTCCCGCTCGTTGTGGATAAACTTCGTCAGGATAGTGAATTATATGACGCGAATAAGTCAAAGAGCGCTTTTTTGGCAAAAACTGCCACAATATATAATTAATTTATGTTTCAATATGTATATTATTGTAAACATACTTTCAATTAATAAAAACAATCACATTTGTCCGGTTAAACTTCATTTTTCAGCAATTTGA
- a CDS encoding outer membrane beta-barrel protein produces MKYFTLSILVMAVNLNLSAQSIRGKVVDTQNQPVEFANVALYSLPDTVNLTHGAVTDSTGFYRILEDIPVGDYRLRASFLGYKAATVNFRLSAQNSPIELNFTLQLDETLLNELVVEGQRPAMKVEAGKLSYHIPTLLRNKPVTNAYDALKEIPGVMEQNEQITLMGASGMTILLNGRKTSMTYAQLMTLLRSTPLSQVEDVEIMYSAPPQYNIRGAAINVILKQQTGEDDRPLWQGEVAGEYRQRTHAGGNGRANITYRAKRASFDALYSYGNYHTFNKEELTAEHTMNNTVYAIDQLSEGTNTYQVHNTRLAFDYVFDNKDKMDVSYTGMFDTSSSNRTATTHISGTPTDTKTTSEGPSSMHNIRADYTFHFRLNIGADYTFYKDDSEYFMQNSVLSSLPAQVLTYKSKQEIRRNNFYANQSHSLQNKWGVNYGLSYSGAQSKNRSNALMDNAEFEEASFDTQQQEDIWNFFAGFSKSFSERLSLEASLALEYYKSTETSKGITQKLWDDTAWFPTLNASYRPSLNHTFQLAVSSDKSYPSYWSLNPSIYYFSSYGVTYGNPHLRPQRNYSVGLTYIFKRKYVFRPYMNYMPDYFVQLPYQSPHKLEQIFMEQNYTFRQNIGLLGVVPFNIGKRISSRVVANVMYWHEKDDEFFDISFDRKTVMGVLQMNHDIALSAKPDIKMNVSGYVTTPSGIQGIYDLGASGNLSGALTWTFDKNRATLIFKTDDVLGTRTPVASIDYQGQKSQLKAFRDTRTFSLSLVYRFGGYEESDRKEVDSSRFGTN; encoded by the coding sequence ATGAAGTATTTCACATTATCCATTTTAGTGATGGCTGTCAACTTGAATTTATCCGCCCAAAGCATTCGTGGAAAGGTGGTTGATACACAAAACCAACCTGTTGAGTTTGCCAATGTTGCTCTTTACTCGTTGCCCGATACCGTGAATCTGACACACGGAGCAGTAACAGACAGCACCGGATTTTACCGGATTTTGGAAGATATTCCTGTCGGCGATTATCGGCTTCGTGCATCGTTTTTAGGATATAAAGCAGCAACTGTCAATTTTCGCCTCTCGGCGCAAAACAGTCCCATTGAGCTGAACTTCACACTCCAACTCGATGAAACGCTCTTAAACGAACTGGTGGTAGAGGGGCAACGTCCGGCGATGAAAGTGGAAGCCGGAAAACTTTCTTATCATATTCCTACGCTGCTGAGAAACAAACCGGTTACCAATGCTTACGATGCGCTGAAAGAAATCCCCGGCGTAATGGAGCAAAATGAACAAATAACCCTGATGGGAGCAAGCGGAATGACTATTTTGCTGAATGGGCGGAAAACATCGATGACTTATGCGCAACTGATGACGTTACTGCGTTCAACACCGCTTTCGCAGGTGGAAGATGTGGAAATTATGTATAGCGCTCCACCGCAATACAACATTCGCGGAGCAGCCATCAATGTGATATTGAAACAGCAAACAGGAGAAGACGACCGCCCCCTTTGGCAGGGCGAAGTGGCGGGGGAATATCGCCAACGAACACACGCGGGCGGAAACGGACGCGCAAATATAACGTATAGAGCGAAACGCGCATCCTTCGACGCGCTCTATTCTTATGGCAATTACCATACATTCAACAAAGAAGAACTCACGGCTGAACATACGATGAATAATACCGTGTACGCTATTGACCAACTCAGCGAAGGAACGAATACATATCAGGTTCACAACACACGCTTGGCATTTGATTACGTTTTTGATAATAAAGACAAGATGGATGTCTCTTACACGGGAATGTTTGATACATCAAGCTCAAACCGAACAGCAACAACCCATATTTCGGGAACGCCAACCGACACCAAAACAACTTCCGAAGGACCTTCGTCGATGCACAACATAAGAGCCGATTATACCTTTCATTTCAGACTAAATATCGGTGCGGATTATACGTTTTACAAAGATGACTCGGAGTATTTTATGCAAAATTCGGTGCTATCATCCTTGCCTGCTCAAGTTCTTACCTATAAGTCCAAACAAGAAATCCGGCGGAATAATTTCTATGCCAACCAATCGCACTCACTCCAAAACAAGTGGGGTGTCAACTATGGTTTGAGCTATTCGGGCGCGCAAAGCAAAAACCGTTCCAACGCCCTAATGGACAATGCCGAATTTGAAGAAGCATCCTTCGACACGCAACAACAGGAAGATATTTGGAATTTCTTTGCCGGTTTTTCCAAATCGTTTTCCGAACGGCTGTCGCTTGAAGCATCATTGGCATTGGAGTATTATAAATCGACAGAAACATCAAAAGGCATTACCCAAAAACTGTGGGACGATACGGCTTGGTTTCCCACTCTTAACGCGAGTTACAGACCATCGCTCAACCACACGTTTCAGTTGGCGGTATCGTCCGACAAAAGTTATCCGTCGTATTGGAGCTTGAATCCGAGTATCTATTATTTCAGTTCTTACGGTGTAACGTACGGCAATCCGCACCTTCGCCCGCAACGTAATTACAGCGTGGGATTGACCTATATCTTCAAGCGCAAATATGTGTTTCGTCCTTATATGAATTATATGCCCGATTATTTTGTGCAATTGCCGTATCAATCGCCCCACAAATTGGAGCAAATATTTATGGAACAAAACTACACATTCAGGCAAAACATCGGGTTGTTGGGAGTTGTACCGTTCAATATTGGGAAACGGATTTCTTCACGCGTTGTGGCCAACGTGATGTATTGGCACGAGAAAGACGATGAGTTTTTCGATATTTCGTTCGATCGTAAAACGGTGATGGGTGTGTTGCAAATGAACCACGACATTGCATTGTCGGCCAAACCCGATATAAAGATGAACGTTTCGGGATACGTTACCACACCATCGGGTATTCAGGGTATTTATGATTTGGGAGCATCGGGAAATCTGTCCGGTGCACTCACTTGGACTTTCGACAAAAACCGCGCGACACTCATTTTCAAAACTGACGACGTTCTCGGTACGCGCACGCCTGTAGCTTCCATCGATTATCAAGGACAGAAAAGCCAATTAAAGGCGTTTCGCGATACACGCACCTTTTCGCTTTCGTTGGTATATCGGTTCGGTGGATATGAAGAGAGCGATCGCAAAGAGGTGGATTCATCGCGGTTTGGAACAAATTGA
- a CDS encoding IS4 family transposase translates to MHTLLDLRGNIPSFIHISDGKYHDSNVLDIMDFQNGSIYLMDKAYVDFEALMRINNAGAFFVTRAKSSIKYNVVEQNHNIDETTGLRADKNIVLTVLKSKKLYPEKLRLVEFYDNKNDELLVFLTNNFEVSSLEVAYLYQNRWQIEVFFKWIKQNLIIKKFWGHTPNAVKIHLWSAICTCTIVAYIKHSFDKTPMAELLTDSQSSQNVKELPYELFLNNS, encoded by the coding sequence ATGCATACGCTGCTTGATTTACGAGGGAACATTCCGAGTTTTATCCACATCTCAGATGGAAAGTATCATGACAGCAATGTACTTGACATTATGGACTTTCAAAACGGGAGCATCTATTTGATGGACAAGGCTTATGTGGATTTTGAAGCATTGATGCGCATCAATAATGCAGGAGCTTTCTTTGTTACTAGAGCCAAGTCATCCATAAAATACAATGTTGTAGAACAAAACCACAACATAGATGAAACTACCGGATTGAGGGCAGACAAGAATATCGTTCTAACCGTACTGAAATCAAAAAAACTTTATCCCGAAAAACTGCGATTAGTTGAGTTTTATGACAACAAGAACGACGAACTGCTTGTTTTTCTTACAAATAACTTTGAAGTATCATCTCTTGAAGTGGCTTATCTGTATCAAAACAGGTGGCAGATTGAAGTTTTTTTCAAATGGATAAAGCAAAATCTGATTATAAAGAAGTTTTGGGGGCATACTCCAAATGCCGTAAAGATACATTTATGGTCAGCCATCTGTACATGTACAATAGTGGCCTACATCAAGCATTCTTTTGACAAAACACCAATGGCTGAGTTACTCACAGATTCTCAATCCAGTCAAAATGTCAAAGAGCTACCATATGAGTTATTTCTAAATAATTCTTAA
- a CDS encoding TetR/AcrR family transcriptional regulator yields MITNLDNPANKDTKQFLLEVSFKVFISKEYGQVTFDYLTSLTEYTKGIFFYYFENKTDLYCQMMDKYFFSRLNPRYPIHTVEIKSFNDFLKHKIRRHIETNHWFHQNGIEDNPFTIMQHLFAQAVMRYPNFKTKYKSLSDPYFKEWHNAIEIGKKNGEIPLTYDTNSTAICLDALFQSFPFQTAEMPLYNNIFQALKNMGILNVFNI; encoded by the coding sequence ATGATTACTAACTTAGATAATCCTGCTAACAAAGATACAAAACAATTCTTGTTGGAAGTATCTTTCAAGGTGTTTATATCAAAAGAATATGGACAAGTAACATTTGATTATTTAACTTCATTAACAGAATACACGAAAGGGATATTTTTTTATTATTTTGAAAATAAAACGGATTTATACTGTCAAATGATGGACAAGTACTTTTTTTCGCGGTTAAATCCTCGATATCCTATTCACACAGTTGAAATTAAATCTTTCAATGATTTTCTTAAGCATAAGATTAGGCGTCATATAGAGACAAACCACTGGTTTCATCAAAACGGGATAGAGGATAACCCTTTTACAATAATGCAACATTTGTTTGCCCAAGCCGTGATGAGATACCCCAATTTTAAAACCAAATATAAATCATTATCAGACCCTTATTTTAAAGAATGGCATAATGCTATTGAAATCGGTAAAAAAAATGGAGAAATACCTTTAACTTACGATACTAATAGTACGGCTATCTGTTTAGATGCGTTGTTTCAATCGTTTCCATTCCAAACCGCAGAAATGCCCTTATACAATAATATTTTTCAAGCCTTGAAAAATATGGGTATATTAAATGTGTTTAATATTTGA
- a CDS encoding carboxypeptidase-like regulatory domain-containing protein, whose product MNKTSIIAFILIFYHINLNAQQITIKGKVIDFDSKKPVEYATIILQTDDSLFIKGTTSGLNGDFILNNLGENNYRIVVHSVGYDTLSIDLFNVFKAIDLGSLMINQKTTLLSEVIVQSSSVIEGSYRKLYYPTKEQIVKSINGLQLTQRLLLPQIFVNTQTGQILYTGEKKLKILINGIEALSQEVIGIQPENIIRIDYYENPGMRYGEDIGIILDFIVKQRTNGAFFSANIRETLTHNFTYGQLSGGINYGKSQIKFYYFLSHNDIETSSFKHQTFLFPSGNTISRNEYGEKNWWKETTKMPNISYSYYGKKNTFNMKTNFNSLFQPHDDHEGKILIPEIDRLTNYKIQNKEQTFRPSIDIYFTRQISDNHLIALNVVGTYSKNTVDYIYNETDEDEIISNITTLVDGKRSSLIGEIFYERKYGENLLSVGLRHIQGYTKNNYSGTSIFKTQLHDAFSYGFLQYKGKIKKLNYTGNIGIHRSFFNQEGIANMYSRWMISPMVNINYILSNVLSLRYSYQLKNINPSLSYLSEVERLRNSYQLDKGNPLLKSYLMHHNELRISFNPSPLRSSLVLSSSYYNSPIMEETSFDNYRDIFITTYNNQKKFHQLRFQYNIGVSLFNNHISINSYGGYNKIVSQGHNYEHRRDEWFYLLQTIADYKKLSLTITMVHLPQPFWGESVSKGSSYNEYILSYRLPKMQLGIISTNLFGEKNRKYTYNFSALTRFKNMQNNVKMFPSFGIYGSINLTWGKQNNEKKQKINNLDSENGILL is encoded by the coding sequence ATGAATAAGACATCTATTATCGCGTTCATATTAATATTTTATCACATAAATTTGAACGCACAACAAATTACAATAAAAGGAAAAGTAATTGATTTTGACTCCAAAAAACCAGTCGAATACGCAACTATTATATTACAAACTGATGATTCCTTATTTATTAAAGGAACCACATCGGGTTTAAATGGGGATTTTATTTTAAATAATTTAGGCGAAAACAATTATCGTATTGTTGTTCATTCTGTTGGTTATGACACATTGAGCATAGACTTATTCAATGTTTTTAAAGCAATAGATTTGGGTTCGTTGATGATAAATCAGAAAACGACTTTGCTTTCTGAAGTTATTGTGCAGTCTTCATCAGTGATTGAAGGATCTTATCGAAAATTGTACTATCCAACTAAAGAACAAATAGTAAAAAGTATAAATGGATTACAATTGACTCAAAGACTTTTACTTCCTCAAATATTTGTCAATACTCAAACTGGACAGATTTTATATACTGGAGAAAAAAAACTCAAGATATTAATCAATGGAATTGAAGCACTCTCTCAGGAAGTCATAGGTATACAACCTGAAAATATAATAAGAATTGATTATTATGAGAATCCAGGAATGCGTTACGGAGAAGATATCGGCATTATTTTAGACTTCATAGTTAAGCAAAGAACAAACGGTGCATTTTTTTCTGCAAATATTCGTGAAACACTAACACACAATTTCACATACGGTCAATTGTCTGGAGGAATAAATTACGGCAAATCACAAATTAAGTTCTATTATTTTTTAAGTCACAATGATATCGAGACCTCTTCATTTAAACACCAAACATTTTTATTTCCATCTGGAAATACTATTTCCAGAAATGAATATGGAGAGAAGAATTGGTGGAAAGAAACAACAAAAATGCCAAATATATCATACTCTTATTATGGTAAGAAAAATACTTTCAATATGAAAACTAACTTTAATAGTTTATTCCAACCACATGATGATCATGAGGGGAAAATTTTAATCCCTGAGATTGACCGATTAACAAACTACAAGATACAGAATAAAGAACAAACTTTTCGCCCTTCCATTGATATTTATTTCACGCGACAAATATCAGACAACCATTTAATAGCTTTAAATGTAGTTGGAACATATAGTAAAAATACAGTCGATTATATATACAATGAAACAGATGAGGATGAGATAATATCAAATATTACAACATTAGTTGATGGAAAGCGTAGTTCCTTAATAGGCGAGATATTTTATGAAAGGAAATATGGTGAAAATTTACTCTCCGTGGGATTACGACATATACAAGGATATACAAAAAATAATTATTCTGGCACTTCAATCTTTAAAACTCAACTACACGACGCTTTTAGTTATGGATTTTTGCAATACAAAGGTAAAATAAAAAAATTAAATTATACAGGAAATATTGGGATACATCGATCATTCTTCAATCAGGAAGGAATAGCTAATATGTATAGTAGGTGGATGATATCACCTATGGTAAATATTAACTATATATTAAGTAACGTGCTTTCATTACGTTACTCATATCAATTAAAAAACATAAATCCATCATTATCTTATTTAAGTGAAGTGGAACGATTAAGAAATAGCTATCAATTAGACAAAGGAAATCCATTATTAAAATCTTATTTGATGCATCACAATGAATTAAGAATCAGTTTTAACCCGTCACCTCTAAGGAGTTCTTTAGTATTAAGTTCATCTTATTATAATAGTCCTATTATGGAGGAAACATCCTTCGATAATTATAGAGATATTTTCATAACTACCTACAATAACCAGAAAAAATTTCATCAATTGAGATTTCAATACAATATAGGAGTGTCATTATTCAACAATCATATTAGTATAAACAGTTACGGTGGTTACAATAAGATAGTTTCTCAGGGACACAACTATGAGCACAGGCGAGATGAGTGGTTTTATTTGTTACAAACTATTGCAGATTATAAAAAGTTATCCCTCACAATAACAATGGTACACTTGCCACAACCATTTTGGGGAGAATCTGTATCGAAAGGATCTTCATATAATGAATATATACTAAGTTACCGTCTTCCCAAGATGCAATTAGGCATTATATCAACAAATCTATTTGGAGAAAAGAATAGAAAATATACCTATAACTTTAGTGCATTAACAAGATTTAAAAATATGCAAAACAATGTAAAAATGTTTCCAAGTTTTGGAATTTATGGTTCTATAAATTTAACTTGGGGAAAACAGAATAATGAGAAGAAACAAAAAATAAATAATTTAGACTCTGAGAACGGAATATTATTATAA
- a CDS encoding TetR/AcrR family transcriptional regulator, giving the protein MAKRVRNSKEVSIEKILDVAFLFYATKPYDKVVFEEMAKSTDITSGGIFYHFKSKQALFEQMCDKFLLEETSMFLKLEKYEGETFEEYIELYINVLKEQKNKAKELGVDNLNMALINITNQALFYYPEFAEKGQKWVDLQIAQWRKVLIKSMVKGEINDNIDVDLVARLFEDIYCGLSYLSIANKDGIDLCKLRESFVFLYDS; this is encoded by the coding sequence ATGGCAAAAAGAGTTAGAAATAGTAAAGAAGTATCCATAGAAAAGATTTTGGATGTAGCGTTTCTCTTTTACGCAACCAAACCATACGACAAAGTAGTATTTGAAGAAATGGCAAAATCCACCGACATTACAAGCGGAGGCATCTTCTATCATTTTAAAAGCAAACAAGCTCTGTTTGAGCAAATGTGTGATAAATTCCTTCTGGAAGAAACATCAATGTTTTTAAAATTAGAAAAATATGAAGGCGAGACATTTGAAGAATACATTGAACTATATATTAATGTATTGAAAGAACAAAAAAACAAAGCAAAAGAATTGGGTGTCGATAATCTTAACATGGCTCTAATCAATATTACTAATCAAGCACTTTTTTACTATCCCGAATTTGCAGAAAAAGGTCAGAAATGGGTTGATTTGCAAATAGCACAATGGAGAAAGGTATTAATAAAATCTATGGTGAAAGGAGAAATAAATGACAATATTGATGTGGATCTTGTAGCCCGGCTATTCGAGGATATCTATTGTGGTCTATCTTATTTATCCATTGCAAATAAAGATGGAATTGATCTCTGTAAATTAAGAGAAAGCTTTGTCTTTTTATATGATTCTTGA